In Salvia miltiorrhiza cultivar Shanhuang (shh) chromosome 4, IMPLAD_Smil_shh, whole genome shotgun sequence, the DNA window AGAAGTAGCCAATAGAAAGAAGCATTTGCTTTAAAGTTAAAGGAAGAGTGTGCAATAACTCTATGTCTGGTTGACTGTTTGTTGTGAATCTTAGTATCTTCCCTCAATTTTCAACCCTGTTTGCATAAAATGTCAGCAAAGAGATGCAAGATCTACTAGCAAAATAGACATATACTTTATACTTAATGTTTCTACCTATCCAGTTTTTTCAACGTTTGGTAAGAAAAACAATAAGTCTGCTCTATGATTTTGTgtaattaaatttgaaattttatatataGGTAATCGACATTGAAGAAATGGCCTGGGGCCAAAGGTATGGATTGAAAGGAATGATTGATGCTTCTGTCCGAGTTAGAACAAACACAAATTCTGCAGAAGCTAATGAAGTAATTATGCCTCTGGAGTTCAAAACTGGAAAGGCGACAACTGGACAGGTGTGTTAATTGCCATTTCCTTTATGTGAAAGAGCAGTATGCTTTTTTAGTATGATCTCATTTTACTGGATGTTCTTTAACAGACATTGTCTTTCTATTTCCTTCTTGGGTCAACTGTAATACTATTTTTTAATGGTGCAGGCAGCTATGGAGCACAGTGCACAAGTTATGCTATATACTCTCCTGATGTCAGAGCGGTGTGTTATCAACAAGATTTTCTTGCACGCTTATATTTTCACTGCTAACTGGTTTCCTGATTTCTTCTATAGTTACATATGTAAATTTTCTGTTTGTATCCTCTTTCAGATACATGATGAACATTGAATATGGTCTTCTTTATTATCTTCACACAGATCAAACACAGGTTGGTTGCCATATTTGCTCTTCTTCCTGCTCTTCTTGACCACTCAATATTGAACACTTTAGCATATGTATTTTGTGAAGGGAATCTCTATTAGAAGATCTGACTTAATAGGGCTTATTATGCAACGCAATGCACTGGCAAATGATCTGCTTAAGGCATCAACAACTCAGCAATTGCCACCAATGCTACAAGTATCTTCAGCTCTGATTATTATTTTCTCCTTTCAATTATTGGATATAATTCTCATGCTAGTATACAATTTCTTATCAAATTTATTTCATCCAGAGTCCAAATGTTTGCAGAAGTTGCCGGCACCTGAATGTCTGCAGTGTTTATCACAAGGTATGCCATTTCAATCTTAGGATTTACTTTTAACTGATTTGCTGATATAGGAGTCAATTTATTCTTGAACAATACTTGTATCCTACAAAATTTATCTTGTTAAGTTTGTTTCTGTGTGAAGGCAAATGGTGGTACTGCCGAAGGAAGTGGACTGGGTGACATGTATGATTCACTTGTCTCCCATTTAACCCAAACACATGCAATTTTTCTCCAGAAATGGGAGAGACTAATTGATCTGGAGGCTAAACATGTGGAGGTGGTGTGACTGACTTGCTACATTTTGCTTGAGTCTTTGATGTCCATTCATATTTATATTTCTCCATGTAGATTGCAAAGAAGGAGAGCTGGCTCTCTAACAGTTCCAGGAATAACCACCATCCCATTTCTCTATCATCCCTGGTTCTTGATAATTCAGATAAATCATCAGAGAGAAAACTTTTCAGAGGAAACCGATTTGTTTACCGCTTTGTGTCTCATGAATACCCTTTGCTTGATGCTGAACAACCAAATCGCGATACATTATGTGCTTCCTCTCTGTTAGAACATACGTTCCGGAATGGGGATTATGTGGTATGTTCTTTTTCATCTCGTTCTCTTCAAGTAAGAATTTTGACTACCCCTATGTAGTATGTAGTCGTACTAACAAGTTGAGACATAGTTAGCTTGTAATGGGATATGAATTTATTTACTGTCTTATTAGTTATTATTTGGCTGCACTCTgctcaataaaaatatttcccATGCAACCCTTAGCAGCATTCTAATACAGATGATCTTCTTGCAGTTACTGTACTTATATAATTTGATACAATTTGTGTATGTACCATACCATGTTCACACTTTTACCCTGATAAAATGAAATGTTATTGATTAGCATTTCAGGGTTGCACATGCATGCTCTCAGTTCTTCTAGATAGTATATATTTGCCTACTATCATATGTATTTATACACTAACCTTAAACTTGTCAATTTATGATCACAGATATTAAGCACTGAACCAGATCATCTACGAGTTGCTAATGGGATCATTGTGGACATCGGTAACTTCCATGTCTCTGTAAGTACAAGAGTTTGGTAATTGATATGTCAGTTGCTAAAGGAAAATAAGTTGCTACTACAAACTTGCAGCCGCGTTAAATATTCAGATCACTAATAGTACCTATATCATTTATAAAATCTCTTATCATCGATGTCCTTGTATCTTTTAGGTATCTTTGGGTAAGCGATTAAGGCTTCCAGGCCATAGTCCTAGGTCAATGACAGAAGATCTCCGTCAGCAATCCTGGCGAATTGACAAAGATGAAAGTTTGACATCATTTGCAATCATGAGGTCAGCAAAACATTCTTAATCGTTACATAGGTTCTCAGTTTTTACAAGAGAAAAAACATTAATGTGACAGTATCCATACCTTTATTAGGTTCAATCTTATTCAACTCTTTTTGCAAAATGAAAGTAGTTCTTGTCTGAGGAAGAAGGTTGTGGAACTTGAGGTGAATATTCTGATTCTCAGATTCCCCCTTTATATTAGTTCTCTTTGAATCACAAAATAAAGTTCCTATGTTTATTTACACAATGGTTGCAGATGCCTAGATTTGATAGTGGCTGCATATTTAGTCAAGATCCTGCTATCTCATATGTCTGGTCGGAGAAAAGTTTAAATGATGATCAAAGAAGAGCTATACTCAAGGTCTGGATCTAGGCATTCTTCATTGCTACAGCCAAAAATATTCTTTCGAGTTGCCATTATATGCACAAGAAAAAGTTGGAATTCTCTTATATGACGTTCTGGCTGTTGATAACCTTGGTAACTGACTATATCAGATACTCACAGCTAAGGATTATGCTCTTATTCTTGGAATGCCTGGGACAGGCAAAACATCCACCATGGTACATGCTGTGAAGGCTTTGCTGCTAAGAGGTGCATCCATTTTGCTCACATCCTACACAAACTCGGCCGTTGACAATTTACTAATCAAATTGAAAGCTCAGGTCATAATTTATCCTTGCTGCATCATTTCATGATCGGTAGTTATCCAAGAACTTAAAAGCTTGGAGATTGGGTTTGTGCTGTAATAATTATTCTGTCTACCTTATATTGCCAATACTTTTTGTGATTTGTATGCTGGTACAAGAAGACATTATGTTCTGCTTCCTCAACATGTGTAGGATACTGGTTCCTTTTTACTTCTTTAATAAACGTCACACTTCTTCATATAATCAGGTTTTgcttttttttgataaaaactAGATCCGGTGGACCAATGcagaaatataattttttttaagaggggAAGAAATATAAGTTAAAAATGTAGAGAACATTAATTTTAGTAATTGTCATACAGCAAAATTGAGGTCTGCATGTTTAGAATTTTGCAGAACATGttttaaaattaagaaaataaataattttgaattctTGTATGTGCTAGAGCACATTTCTAAGTTCTCATATATCATCAAACTTTTTACAGCAACAAGATGTGTGCATACTGTAGCAGCTTTCATTTTGTTCTAGTGTTTTATTTGACAAAACGTAAAACTGTGAGATGGTCACTATGTTCTGGAGGGATATGTTTTGGTCTGTCCCATTTATCTACAGTtaagtataaatataaaaaatctcCAGCTTCAGAAATAATTAGGAAACTCGATTGTCTTTGGTGGTGAGTATGAAGATAACTATAGCAGATCTCTGGTCATCAAGATCATTCGGGCTTAAAAGATGAATGTGCTGCAAAGAATGATTACAGGCATTGCTATCATGGTTTCCAAGAGTTTTTATGTTCTCGATGCATTTACTACATTTGGTTCTCTACTAGTTGTGCTTCTTGTATCTTGTTGCATCTTCTTGAGGGTTCTGTTGCATCACACTTTTTAAGGACTTCTACAGGGCGTAGATTTTATAAGAATTGGAAGGTACGAGGCGGTGCATGAGGAAGTTCAAGAGAATTGCTTATCAGGTTCGGTTGTTGGTCTGTGATAAGTATAGCCTCATTTTCAATCTTAATTATCTTGACTTTCTATGCTAACATTGTGATGACAGTTGTGAATATGGATAGCACCCAGGAGATTAAGGAAAGGCTGGAAAAAGTTAAAGTTGTTGCTGTTACTTGCTTGGGAATAACTAGCCCTTTGCTAACTAACAAGAGATTTGACATATGCATCATGGATGAAGCAGGACAGATAACACTACCGgtatatttctttttcttcatttaatAAGTTTGGTGTGCGTGAATATTTGTTGATTTTATCTGATGTCTGGCAGGAAATCTGATTTGGTATGTGGAATCCATTTCTGTATCGTacatattattttcatttcagcAAAAGTCAAGTTTCATCACTTTcaaattcttaaaaaaattggGTTTTCTGCGGCAATACACCAACCAGAATAGCATAAGACATTATAGGTGGAAGCACTTGATTTTGATTCTCAGAAGTGGAACACAATTATGTAAAAGACAGATCTGGATGCATATTATTTGACCAAACTGCAACAAATTTATATGAAATTTTTCTTGCTGAAAATTCACTTGGGAGAAACATATGATGCAGGTCCTCTCTATCCATATGATTTTATTTCTCCCCAAGTCCCATAAAAATCAATTTGTCAATCTGTGTTAATGAGTTGACATCTACTACATGCTAATTTTGTTATAATAGACACCTATTGAATGAACCTAGGTCCTAGACAATGTCCTAAGATTCAGAGAATCAGTAGTCATGAAATAACACaatatttacaattataaatcattttttctGATTAAAAGTAAACATATTCCTGTATGCTTTAATGTTTAAATTTGTTTGACCTTTATATTGTATTTTAACATTTGAGATGGTGAAAAACAATTTAATATGGACAATCTTCAAGGCATCTGCATTTCATTATGTATCAAGTTGCAAGTATGATTGGTCCTAACATGACTAACACATTACCCAGCAATATTTAGCTATTATTGCTCATATCTTTGCTGAAAATGTCTGCATCAGTGTATGCATTTTGGTTATGATGGGTGTGTTAGATCAGTTTGTTCCTATTTCTTAATCAGGTATCCTTGGGCCCACTAGCATTTGCGTCAAGATTTGTTCTTGTTGGGGATCATTATCAATTACCTCCACTTGTCCAGGTTCATTTCTTTCTTCATAATGCTCCTAAGCCTCATTGAGGTATTGGTGactaatatatatgaattgatATCTGATATTAGAGTCCAGAGGCTAAGGAGAACGGAATGAGTGTGAGCCTCTTTTGCAGGCTCTCTGAAGCACATCCACATGCGATTGCAGCTTTGCATTTCCAGGTACTCAATTTTCATTTACGGCTCGTTCTGTTTGCTTGGTGAAAAtctaaatgcaatttttatacaATATGCAGTACCGGATGTGTGCAGCCATAATGGAACTCTCAAATGCCTTGATATATGGAAATCGATTGCGTTGTGGTTCTACGGAAATAGAGAATGCAAAGCTCAAGTACAGGACTTCAGCTTCTTCACCTGCATGGCTGATGAAGGTCTTGCCAGAACATTTAATTCATCTCTTTCTATATAGTTTTCTTTACCCGGGTTAGGGAAAATTGCCAGTTTGATTAACCAAGTCCCTAAAGCTATGCCGGgacataaataattattatagtgTTCTTTTTCTTAGTTGAGGAAAAATGATATTGAATCCAACCTAGTCCCTGAACACTGCATCTCAAGTACCACTGTACTTTGTTCTTGCTATTGAGCACCACCATGATACCTATGAAGTTTCAGTAAGAAAGTGGGTTATAAGTTCCACATTGTCATTGCATGATTGAACTGATTGGCTGTGAATCCTATTCTTCGTTAGCTCTAACATTTAAAATATAGGAGTGTTCTTTTAAATTTGCATAATCGGTAAACTAACTTGGTTAATGTTCAGCAGGTTTTGGATCCAAACCAACCTGTGATATTTATCAACACAGGTTTGTCCCCTTTTTTCATATTCAAAATGTAGTGATTGCGTATTTGCTTGAACAACCTATTTTGTTCCTAATGTAGATTTGTTGCCTGCATATGAGAGTAATGACCGCAAAGCTCTAAACAACCCAATTGAGGCACATATTATTGCAGAGGTGAAAATGTCCTCTCTATTGTCCTTAATCTTGAGAAATTTTACAGTTTCGCTCAGAAATGCATGTTAGGGCAACTCCTAGTCACTAAACGTTTTTAATGTGTTCCTAGGCCGTTAAAACTCTAGTACTTAGAGGCATTGAAGGGCAGGCTATTGGCATTATTACTCCTTATAACTCTCAGGCTAATCTCATTCGAGGAGCTGTTACTGAACATGTGGAGATCCATACCATAGACAAATATCAGGTGATACTTAATGCTATATCTGTAAAGTTACTTTTCCTGTTACTTAATGAGATAGTTGCCTACTATTGTAATGAGTAATGAGACATGTTCTAAGTTGTGTATAGAGGATTGCTCGGCCAGGGATTTCTGTGAACAAAttaattttctgcattttcttACACAACCTATCAAATGTGCTTGTGCTAAATTAATAGAAACACCTGACAGCTCTAGTCTCTAGATGTCAATAATTGTGTTTATATTACTCTATGCAACAGTGGTTTCTGTTGCATGTTGAGCTCTTCAGCAAGGACTAGGATGCGTATTGGGCTAGAATTTTACCTCGTCCTAAAAGTCAGCTACATGTACTTTGTTTTTACAGTTCACTTGAGCAACACAAGATCAAACAATTTGGATTTGCCTCTTTGATGTATATTATTGATGTCCATTTTGTAGTCGCATCATGACGTTAGAATGAACATAACGAATCAACGGCAGCATGGGTGATTGGTAAAGCATTGTTAAATTTCTTTTGTTTGTACAGGGCAGAGATAAGGACTGCATATTGGTGTCCTTCGTGAGGTCCTCCGAAACCCCTAGGAACAGCACATCTTCACTTCTCGGAGACTGGCACAGAATAAACGTAGCCCTTACACGAGCCAAGGTTCGGATAGTTCCTATCCTTTGTCTGCATTATAGTGCTTTGTCTCATAAGTAAAGGGAAATATGCTTATGCAATTTATATTTGCTGTCAATGTTGAGCAGAAGAAGTTGATCATGGTGGGGTCATGCAGAACTCTGTCGAAAGTGCCATTGCTAAAACTCATGATTGAGAAGGTGGAAGAGCTTTGTGGTATGGTGGTGGTTTCAAAGAAGGAAATCAAATACCAACTTGAGCTAAAGAGATGCTCTCAGCTCAGCTGACTTCTTTTCTACCTTGCTCTTATGTAATTCGTATTTTTGGGCAATTTTGTAGAATATTTTGATGCCAATAAAATCTCCTTTATCTGCCACTGCCAAGAGTCGGCAATCAAAGAGCCATGAAATTACGAATTTAAGAGCAACTGAGCAAGCGTGAAAAATCAATGTGGTTTAACTTAAGATGTGGCTTTGTTAGTTCAAAGATACAACTCCAATTTAGCTGAACATGATATTTGGTTTAAGTTAATGAATTCCTTATGTTTTGATTTGGAATACAAGTCCAATCCTACCACAGCCATAGTcttatttgtttcaaaaa includes these proteins:
- the LOC131022152 gene encoding DNA replication ATP-dependent helicase/nuclease JHS1 isoform X1, which gives rise to MAPRKRTSSGGKKSSNPNREPQQSEPSKFGIQHFFERHSQTQSQKTLSQNRDDDPTGGSAANRNSRIVNRAEVGPGNPGGAASLGKIESRTECVRGVNPGSNLVNASDFVSRNDKSGSDVPVDDHIGLCRESSTKSCDDGVVDVNKVEKTENLLKAEVSTRSPDTLRDNLLPVVFDDEENQLEVTPETSKSVSVKRFKFSPGMLIKQSQDDMVDEVTWKISPVNERLHAMSKNLPGRIRVLADSTRFNSMNFQECSQEKVKISPNMSGKLEKWLSSPPLKAHKKPLICSDGLASRKLNQGHDLSCHGHQRISNSTDKSELRDSQSPFTTPPSLSCCPDKAVEEVDLKGVSNQLGSRQHKKALIELLDQVEDVISVESLSSKDRRSIAESSSSKDGRSHLDVEGCPRADLVVHYSTTNSEENRSTTDSNFNFLVLEVSEKHGPSGSSGPPSRFKVLRLLNEQNGAERVLQLWDDWYFSVVAPGDTVNVIGEFDSKGKCDVNREKNFFIVHPDILVSGTRVSASFSCPRRTILDERIKSTENSTAALMGTLLHQLFQAGLISETPSKEFLEEYARTVLQKSLESLYACGVNENDIFRTMIEAIPKLLNWISSFRDSQDSKSPTVDFKCDEGLKKVKICEVIDIEEMAWGQRYGLKGMIDASVRVRTNTNSAEANEVIMPLEFKTGKATTGQAAMEHSAQVMLYTLLMSERYMMNIEYGLLYYLHTDQTQGISIRRSDLIGLIMQRNALANDLLKASTTQQLPPMLQSPNVCRSCRHLNVCSVYHKANGGTAEGSGLGDMYDSLVSHLTQTHAIFLQKWERLIDLEAKHVEIAKKESWLSNSSRNNHHPISLSSLVLDNSDKSSERKLFRGNRFVYRFVSHEYPLLDAEQPNRDTLCASSLLEHTFRNGDYVILSTEPDHLRVANGIIVDIGNFHVSVSLGKRLRLPGHSPRSMTEDLRQQSWRIDKDESLTSFAIMRFNLIQLFLQNESSSCLRKKVVELEMPRFDSGCIFSQDPAISYVWSEKSLNDDQRRAILKILTAKDYALILGMPGTGKTSTMVHAVKALLLRGASILLTSYTNSAVDNLLIKLKAQGVDFIRIGRYEAVHEEVQENCLSVVNMDSTQEIKERLEKVKVVAVTCLGITSPLLTNKRFDICIMDEAGQITLPVSLGPLAFASRFVLVGDHYQLPPLVQSPEAKENGMSVSLFCRLSEAHPHAIAALHFQYRMCAAIMELSNALIYGNRLRCGSTEIENAKLKYRTSASSPAWLMKQVLDPNQPVIFINTDLLPAYESNDRKALNNPIEAHIIAEAVKTLVLRGIEGQAIGIITPYNSQANLIRGAVTEHVEIHTIDKYQGRDKDCILVSFVRSSETPRNSTSSLLGDWHRINVALTRAKKKLIMVGSCRTLSKVPLLKLMIEKVEELCGMVVVSKKEIKYQLELKRCSQLS
- the LOC131022152 gene encoding DNA replication ATP-dependent helicase/nuclease JHS1 isoform X2, coding for MAPRKRTSSGGKKSSNPNREPQQSEPSKFGIQHFFERHSQTQSQKTLSQNRDDDPTGGSAANRNSRIVNRAEVGPGNPGGAASLGKIESRTECVRGVNPGSNLVNASDFVSRNDKSGSDVPVDDHIGLCRESSTKSCDDGVVDVNKVEKTENLLKAEVSTRSPDTLRDNLLPVVFDDEENQLEVTPETSKSVSVKRFKFSPGMLIKQSQDDMVDEVTWKISPVNERLHAMSKNLPGRIRVLADSTRFNSMNFQECSQEKVKISPNMSGKLEKWLSSPPLKAHKKPLICSDGLASRKLNQGHDLSCHGHQRISNSTDKSELRDSQSPFTTPPSLSCCPDKAVEEVDLKGVSNQLGSRQHKKALIELLDQVEDVISVESLSSKDRRSIAESSSSKDGRSHLDVEGCPRADLVVHYSTTNSEENRSTTDSNFNFLVLEVSEKHGPSGSSGPPSRFKVLRLLNEQNGAERVLQLWDDWYFSVVAPGDTVNVIGEFDSKGKCDVNREKNFFIVHPDILVSGTRVSASFSCPRRTILDERIKSTENSTAALMGTLLHQLFQAGLISETPSKEFLEEYARTVLQKSLESLYACGVNENDIFRTMIEAIPKLLNWISSFRDSQDSKSPTVDFKCDEGLKKVKICEVIDIEEMAWGQRYGLKGMIDASVRVRTNTNSAEANEVIMPLEFKTGKATTGQAAMEHSAQVMLYTLLMSERYMMNIEYGLLYYLHTDQTQGISIRRSDLIGLIMQRNALANDLLKASTTQQLPPMLQSPNVCRSCRHLNVCSVYHKANGGTAEGSGLGDMYDSLVSHLTQTHAIFLQKWERLIDLEAKHVEIAKKESWLSNSSRNNHHPISLSSLVLDNSDKSSERKLFRGNRFVYRFVSHEYPLLDAEQPNRDTLCASSLLEHTFRNGDYVILSTEPDHLRVANGIIVDIGNFHVSVSLGKRLRLPGHSPRSMTEDLRQQSWRIDKDESLTSFAIMRFNLIQLFLQNESSSCLRKKVVELEMPRFDSGCIFSQDPAISYVWSEKSLNDDQRRAILKILTAKDYALILGMPGTGKTSTMVHAVKALLLRGASILLTSYTNSAVDNLLIKLKAQGVDFIRIGRYEAVHEEVQENCLSVVNMDSTQEIKERLEKVKVVAVTCLGITSPLLTNKRFDICIMDEAGQITLPVSLGPLAFASRFVLVGDHYQLPPLVQSPEAKENGMSVSLFCRLSEAHPHAIAALHFQYRMCAAIMELSNALIYGNRLRCGSTEIENAKLKYRTSASSPAWLMKVLDPNQPVIFINTDLLPAYESNDRKALNNPIEAHIIAEAVKTLVLRGIEGQAIGIITPYNSQANLIRGAVTEHVEIHTIDKYQGRDKDCILVSFVRSSETPRNSTSSLLGDWHRINVALTRAKKKLIMVGSCRTLSKVPLLKLMIEKVEELCGMVVVSKKEIKYQLELKRCSQLS